A single region of the Enterococcus mundtii genome encodes:
- the infA gene encoding translation initiation factor IF-1, whose translation MAKEDMIEVEGTVVETLPNAMFKVELENGHQVLATVSGKIRMHYIRILPGDKVTVELSPYDLNRGRITYRFK comes from the coding sequence GTGGCAAAAGAAGATATGATTGAAGTCGAAGGTACAGTCGTCGAAACTTTGCCGAATGCAATGTTTAAAGTTGAACTAGAAAACGGACACCAAGTTCTTGCTACTGTTTCAGGTAAAATTCGTATGCACTACATTCGTATTCTACCTGGTGACAAAGTGACGGTTGAATTGTCTCCATATGATTTAAACCGTGGCCGTATTACTTATCGCTTTAAATAA
- the rpmJ gene encoding 50S ribosomal protein L36: protein MKVRPSVKPMCEHCKVIRRKGRVMVICPANPKHKQRQG from the coding sequence ATGAAAGTAAGACCATCAGTAAAACCAATGTGTGAACATTGTAAAGTAATTCGTCGTAAAGGACGCGTTATGGTGATTTGCCCAGCAAATCCAAAACATAAACAACGTCAAGGATAA
- the rpsM gene encoding 30S ribosomal protein S13, translated as MARIAGVDIPRDKRVVVSLTYIYGIGNTTAKQILANAGVSEDVRVRELTNEQTDAIRAEVDKLKVEGDLRREVNLNIKRLMEIGSYRGIRHRRGLPVRGQNTKNNARTRKGPARAIAGKKK; from the coding sequence ATGGCTCGTATTGCAGGAGTAGATATTCCTCGTGATAAACGTGTAGTAGTTTCACTTACTTATATCTATGGTATTGGTAACACTACTGCGAAACAAATCTTAGCTAATGCTGGCGTATCTGAAGATGTTCGCGTTCGTGAATTAACGAATGAACAAACAGATGCTATCCGTGCAGAAGTAGATAAATTAAAAGTTGAAGGGGATCTTCGTCGTGAAGTGAACTTAAACATCAAACGCTTGATGGAAATCGGTTCTTACCGTGGAATCCGTCACCGTCGTGGATTGCCTGTTCGTGGACAAAACACGAAAAACAATGCACGTACTCGTAAAGGCCCAGCTCGCGCTATCGCTGGCAAGAAAAAATAA
- the rpsK gene encoding 30S ribosomal protein S11, with translation MVAKKVNRKRRVKKNIEAGIAHIHSTFNNTIIMITDTHGNALAWSSAGSLGFKGSKKSTPFAAQMAAETATKAAMEHGLKTVEVTVKGPGSGREAAIRSLQATGLEVTAIRDVTPVPHNGARPPKRRRV, from the coding sequence ATGGTAGCAAAAAAAGTGAATCGTAAACGCCGTGTGAAAAAGAATATAGAAGCTGGGATTGCACATATCCACTCTACATTCAACAACACAATCATCATGATCACTGATACTCACGGAAATGCTTTAGCGTGGTCATCAGCTGGTTCATTAGGTTTCAAAGGAAGCAAAAAATCAACTCCTTTTGCCGCTCAAATGGCAGCAGAAACAGCTACAAAAGCAGCAATGGAACACGGATTAAAAACTGTTGAAGTAACAGTTAAGGGACCTGGTTCTGGACGTGAAGCAGCAATTCGTTCATTACAAGCAACAGGTTTAGAAGTGACTGCAATTCGTGACGTGACTCCAGTTCCTCATAATGGTGCCCGCCCTCCAAAACGCCGTCGTGTTTAA